One Hevea brasiliensis isolate MT/VB/25A 57/8 chromosome 5, ASM3005281v1, whole genome shotgun sequence genomic region harbors:
- the LOC131179967 gene encoding protein SMAX1-LIKE 3-like, translated as MRAGGCTVQQALTAEAATVVKQAVTLARRRGHAQVTPLHVASTMLAAPTGLLRTACLQSHSHPLQCKALELCFNVALNRLPASTSSPMLGTHSQQYPSISNALVAAFKRAQAHQRRGSIENQQQPLLAVKIELEQLIISILDDPSVSRVMREAGFSSTQVKSNVEQAVSLEICSQSAPSVTSKSKESNLTLSQSPPLSQVGAKASKPITSLDPIRNEDVMSVIDNLMNKRKRSIVIVGECLGSIEGVVKGVIDKVIKGDVPEALREVKFIPFPITSLSNLSRIEVKQKLEDLKGLVRSNMSKGVVLNLGDLKWVGEYRTCSTSEQGWSSYLCPMEQMIMELGKLVFGIGDQNNGKFWLMGIATFQTYMKCKSGHPSLESIWGLHPITIPAGSLRLSLITDSYDLQSQTTSNKAYQNGSSCWIILEGDEEKQLTCCADCAAKFETEARSLQASTCNSEFTSSSLPAWLQQYKNESKGLNNSNDQESIPIKDLCEKWNSICSSIHHQPYSSEKTITFSSVSPSSSTSGFSYDQYPNLHLIHHDWPMIEPKQSWRDYNLWVGSETVNKGNAAIEPSLRMYIPEHRDHPKPSFSSNPNSTPNSTSSSDVMEVEYPHKFKELNAENLKTLCNAMEKKVPWQKDIIPEIASTILKCRSGMVRRKGKVRNSEAKEETWLFFQGVDMEAKEKIAKELARLVFGSQNNFISTALSSFSSTRADSTEDCRNKRSRDEQSCSYIERFAEALSSNPHRVFFVEDVEQADYCSQMGFKRAIERGRITNANGEEVSLSDAIIILSCESFSSRSRACSPPIKQKTDNSQEQEQGPSSATMEETSPCVSLDLNICINDDSAEDQSIDNIGLLESVDSRIIFKIQEL; from the exons ATGAGAGCAGGAGGTTGCACGGTGCAACAAGCTCTAACTGCGGAGGCGGCAACCGTCGTGAAACAAGCCGTGACTCTGGCGAGACGGCGAGGCCATGCCCAAGTGACCCCGCTCCATGTAGCTAGCACCATGCTTGCTGCCCCTACTGGCTTACTGAGAACAGCTTGCCTTCAATCCCACTCTCACCCCCTCCAGTGCAAAGCCCTCGAGCTTTGCTTCAACGTTGCCCTTAATCGTCTCCCTGCTTCCACATCAAGCCCCATGTTAGGTACTCACTCCCAACAGTATCCTTCAATCTCTAATGCCTTGGTTGCTGCCTTTAAGCGCGCTCAGGCTCACCAACGACGTGGCTCTATTGAGAACCAGCAGCAACCTCTCCTAGCTGTGAAAATAGAGCTAGAACAGCTCATAATATCCATTTTAGATGATCCTAGTGTTAGTAGGGTCATGAGAGAAGCTGGTTTCTCTAGTACCCAAGTGAAAAGCAATGTTGAGCAAGCTGTTTCTTTAGAAATTTGTTCTCAAAGTGCTCCTTCTGTAACTAGTAAGTCCAAGGAAAGCAACCTTACCCTTTCCCAATCTCCTCCCTTGAGTCAAGTAGGAGCAAAAGCAAGCAAACCAATAACATCTTTAGATCCAATTAGGAATGAGGATGTGATGAGTGTTATAGATAATTTAATGAACAAAAGAAAGAGAAGTATTGTGATTGTAGGAGAGTGTCTTGGTAGCATAGAGGGTGTGGTTAAaggagtgatagacaaggttattaAAGGAGATGTTCCTGAGGCTTTAAGGGAAGTGAAGTTTATACCATTTCCAATAACATCTTTATCTAATCTCTCCAGGATAGAGGTAAAACAGAAGCTTGAAGATCTTAAAGGTCTGGTGAGAAGCAACATGAGCAAAGGAGTTGTGTTGAATTTGGGAGATCTCAAGTGGGTTGGTGAGTACAGGACTTGCAGCACAAGTGAACAAGGGTGGAGTAGCTATTTGTGTCCAATGGAGCAAATGATCATGGAGCTTGGGAAATTGGTTTTTGGAATTGGAGATCAAAATAATGGGAAATTTTGGCTCATGGGGATTGCCACTTTCCAAACATACATGAAGTGCAAATCAGGCCATCCATCACTTGAGTCTATTTGGGGTCTCCATCCTATTACAATTCCTGCTGGCAGCTTACGCTTAAGTCTCATCACCGACAG CTATGATCTACAAAGTCAGACCACAAGCAATAAAGCATATCAAAATGGGTCTAGCTGCTGGATTATACTCGAAGGTGATGAAGAGAAACAACTCACTTGCTGTGCTGATTGTGCAGCCAAGTTTGAGACCGAGGCTCGAAGCTTACAGGCTAGTACTTGTAATAGTGAGTTCACAAGTTCTAGCCTTCCTGCATGGCTTCAACAATACAAAAATGAGAGCAAAGGACTTAACAATAGTAATGATCAG GAGTCTATCCCAATCAAAGATCTTTGCGAAAAGTGGAACTCAATCTGCAGTTCAATCCACCACCAACCTTATTCTTCTGAGAAAACCATTACATTTTCTTCCGTATCACCTTCTTCTTCTACTTCTGGTTTCTCATATGACCAATACCCTAATTTGCACCTAATCCATCATGACTGGCCAATGATTGAACCCAAGCAATCATGGAGGGACTACAATTTGTGGGTCGGTTCAGAAACTGTCAACAAGGGAAATGCTGCCATCGAACCCAGCCTGAGAATGTACATTCCAGAGCATAGAGATCATcccaaaccttcattttcatcGAATCCAAATTCTACTCCTAACTCCACTTCTTCCAGTGATGTAATGGAAGTGGAATATCCCCACAAGTTCAAGGAGCTGAATGCTGAGAACTTGAAAACTTTATGCAATGCAATGGAGAAAAAGGTGCCATGGCAGAAAGATATAATCCCTGAAATCGCGAGCACGATCTTGAAATGCAGGTCAGGCATGGTAAGAAGAAAAGGGAAGGTGCGAAACAGTGAGGCCAAAGAAGAAACTTGGTTATTCTTTCAAGGAGTTGATATGGAAGCTAAAGAGAAGATAGCCAAAGAATTGGCTAGGCTAGTCTTTGGCTCGCAGAACAATTTCATTTCCACTGCCTTAAGCAGTTTTTCATCCACAAGAGCAGACTCAACCGAAGACTGCAGAAACAAGAGATCAAGAGATGAACAAAGTTGCAGCTATATCGAAAGATTTGCTGAGGCTTTGTCAAGCAACCCACATCGGGTTTTCTTTGTGGAAGATGTTGAGCAAGCAGATTATTGCTCGCAAATGGGTTTCAAAAGAGCGATTGAAAGAGGAAGAATAACCAACGCCAATGGTGAAGAAGTTAGTCTTAGTGATGCTATTATTATTTTGAGCTGTGAAAGCTTTAGCTCAAGATCAAGAGCCTGCTCTCCTCCCATCAAGCAAAAAACAGATAATTCCCAGGAGCAAGAGCAAGGTCCAAGCAGTGCCACAATGGAGGAGACAAGCCCTTGTGTCTCGCTGGATTTGAATATCTGCATTAATGATGATAGTGCGGAGGATCAATCAATCGATAACATTGGCCTTCTTGAATCTGTCGATAGTCGGATCATTTTCAAAATCCAAGAATTATAA